Genomic window (Dyadobacter fanqingshengii):
ACAGGGCGGCTTGCTGGACGTTGCATTACATCCTGATTATAAGACAAATGGCTGGATCTATATCAGCTATTCATCCCCGAAAGCAGCGGGCGAAGAAGGAGAAGATGGCGGCGCAAACACAGCATTAATGCGTGCAAAGCTAAAAGACCATGCGCTTACCGACATTCAGCCATTGTTTAAGGCTATCCCAAATGTAAAAGGAAGCCCTCACTATGGAGGTCGCATTGTATTTGACAAAAAAGGTTACGTTTTCCTATCACTGGGTGAGCGTGGGCAAAAGCAAAATGCACAGGATTTGGGAAGAGATCAGGGAAAAGTGGTCCGTTTGCATGAAGATGGAAAAATTCCGAATGACAATCCTTTCGTAAGCACCGCGGGCGCAAGACCCGAGATCTGGACCTACGGCCACCGCAATCCGCAAGGCATGGTCATTCACCCGACTACGGGCGTAATTTGGGAACACGAGCATGGACCACAAGGCGGTGACGAGCTTAATATCATTGAAAAAGGAAAGAATTACGGCTGGCCGCTGATTACGTTCGGGATCGATTATGACAACAGCATTATATCAAAAGACACGGCGCGTGCCGGCTTGGAACAGCCGGTTGTATACTGGAAACCATCCATCGCACCTTGCGGAATGACTTTCGTTACGAGCGATAAGTTCAAAGATTGGAATGGCGACTTGCTGGTTGGCTCACTCAAATTCATGTATCTGCAACATTTGGTGGTGAAGGGTAATAAGGTGATCAGCCGTGAGATCATTTTTGATAAAATCGGCCGCGTGCGGGATGTGCGCCAGGCGTGGGATGGCAACATTTACGTTGTACTTGAAAATTCCGGTAAAGTTGTCCGTATCAGCCCAAAATCTTAATGAAGAAGATATTTGCATTATTAACAGCGGTCGTTTGCTGCTCCGCAATCTTCCCGCAGGACGACGAGCTGGCCAAGAGCATCGAGCGGGGTAAAATGGTTTATTCGGAAAACTGCATCAGCTGCCATATGGGCACCGGCGAAGGCGTTACGGCTACTTTTCCGCCTTTGGCAAAGTCCGATTATCTCATGGAAACACCAGAAAGTGCGATCAAGGCAATCAAATTCGGTCTCATAGGTAAAATCAAAGTCAATGGCGTGGATTATGACAATATGATGCCCAATCCAGGCCTGGGTAACGATGAGATCGCCGACGTTACCAACTATATCATGAACACCTGGGGAAATTCGTCAGAAAAGAAGATGATAACCGAAAAGATGGTTGACGAAATCAAGGAAAAGAAGTAAGTCAAATCCAAATTTGTCCGAAAAGCAGGATCACGTCACAAATGGTCCTGCTTTTTGTTGTTCACCCACTGTAAACGCGTTTGCGACATTATCGCCATTACGCTATTTTAAATAAATCCAAATAAACGCTTGTATCGAAAATTTTGCCGTACGATATTTGCCAACCAAATAATTATTTAGACCAATTTAAAATAAAATGCTAAAAATTTATACTTTTCTCCTGATCATACTATCCGCCTCCGCTCTATTAGCTCAAAATGGCAGAATTACGGGCCAAATCCTAAGCTCTGATGGCCAACCGGCGGAACAAGTTTCTGTCGGAATCAAGGGAAGCTCAAAAGGCTCTGTTTCCGATGCAATGGGTAAATTCGTTATTGAAAGGGTGAAACCAGGCACTTATTCGCTGCTCGTAAGCTTCGTGGGATTGGAAACACAGGAAAAATCGGTGGAAGTTATCGCGGGTGAAACGGTCAATGTTTCTTTTGCCTTGTCTGAAAGCGCCAATCAACTTTCGGAAGTTATCGTAAAAGGCGGAAACCCCTACAAATCTGACCAAGTTTCTTCAAGTCTGAAATTGCTGACGCCCATTTTGGAAACTCCTCAGAATGTGCAGGTTGTAACTTCCAAAGTGTTAGCCGACCAGCAGATCATCAGCATGAGCGACGGCTTGATCCGCAACGTAAGCGGTGCCACGCGCCTGGAACACTGGGGTGATATGTATGCCAACATCACCATGCGCGGTTCGCAAATCCAGGCTTTCCGCAATGGTTTTAATGTCGTAAGCTCATTCTGGGGGCCGCTTACCGAGGACATGAGCTTCGTGGATCACATTGAATTCGTAAAGGGCCCGGCTGGATTTATGCTGGCAAACGGCGATCCGAGCGGTCTTTATAATGTGGTTACCAAAAAGCCTACGGGAGAAACCAAAGGCGAATTGTCGCTGACGATGGGAAGCTTTGACTTCTACCGCGCAACATTGGATCTGGATGGCAAACTGGACAAAAGCGGCAAGCTGCTTTACCGTCTGAACATCGCAGGCCAGAACAAAAATTCGCACCGCTCATTCGAATATAACAACCGTTACAGCATTGCACCGGTAATTTCTTACCAGCTGGACGATAAGACAAAGCTGACCGCGGAATACAACATGCAATACGCAAAAATGTCTGATGTAGGCTCTTATTATGTCTTTACAACAGACGGCTACGCAACATTACCAAGAGATTTCACGGCGATGCCTCCGGGACTGGATCCAACCAAAATCAAAGATCAGAGCCTTTTCGTAAACCTGCAACACCAGATCAACAGCGACTGGAAAGTTACCGCGCAGGTCGGTTACTTCAATTATCAGCAAACAGGATCTAGCATGTGGCCTGACTCCGTTAGTGCGGATGCCCGACTGGTTCGCAGCGTAGGAATCTGGGATGCAAAAAGCGAAATGACGCTAGCACAGGCATTTATCAATGGTTCGGTAACAACCGGCGGTGTGCAGCACAGAATTTTGGGTGGTATTGACATTGGAACAAAAAATTACTTCGCGGATTGGGCGCAATCACATGCATTGGATACGCTTGGAGGTTTGTTTGATCCCCGTTATCCCTATTATGGAACGCCCAATAACGGTTATCCGGTTTGGGATCGCACGCTAAACCTGGAAGCAAGGGCAGTAATGGGCGGAGGAACCATGGATCAGAAATACACCGGAATTTATTTGCAGGATGAGCTCGGTTTTATCGATAACAAAATCAGGCTGACATTGGCCGGGCGTTACACGCATGTAAGCCAGTCTGCCTGGGGCGGGTCGCCGGACAAAGCCAGTCATTTTACGCCAAGGGTTGGATTAAGCATTTCTCTTGACAAAAATACTTCGGTGTATGCTTTGTATGACGAAGCATTTTTACCACAATCCGGAAAATTGAGAGGCGGCGGAACGGCTAAGCCAATCACGGGGAGCAACCGCGAGCTGGGTTTCAAGAGGGATTGGGCAGAAGGGCGCTGGAACACGACATTATCCTTTTATCGCATTGTAAAAAACAATGAAATCACAGCCGATCCGTTAAGCCCTGCTAATTCAGGATTAAGTGTTGTTTTAGGTCAAAAACGCGCACAGGGTGTTGAATTTGATATTCGCGGAACCATTGCAAAAGGCCTTAACCTGACTGCAAACTATGCTTATACGAACTCGGAAGTAACAAAAGTCACTGAGGGTGTTCAGTCCATTAAAGTGGGCGACGTTATTCCGGGTTTTGCCAAACACAATGTAAATGGATGGCTTAGCTACAAAATCCAGCAAGGCGCATTGAAAGGCACTGGCCTATCCGGCGGATTCACTTATCTGATCGACCGCGCCACCTCGAACTGGAGCACGACCAATAATGAGCAAAACCTGCCTAATTATTTCAAGTTGGACGGCGGCGTTTTCTGGGAAAGGGATAAGATCAGACTTACATTGAATGTGTTCAATGTGCTGGATAAATATCTGTACAGCGGAAGTTATTACGACTATTTGGGTGCATACTACACGCAATCGGAAGC
Coding sequences:
- a CDS encoding c-type cytochrome; its protein translation is MKKIFALLTAVVCCSAIFPQDDELAKSIERGKMVYSENCISCHMGTGEGVTATFPPLAKSDYLMETPESAIKAIKFGLIGKIKVNGVDYDNMMPNPGLGNDEIADVTNYIMNTWGNSSEKKMITEKMVDEIKEKK
- a CDS encoding TonB-dependent receptor, coding for MLKIYTFLLIILSASALLAQNGRITGQILSSDGQPAEQVSVGIKGSSKGSVSDAMGKFVIERVKPGTYSLLVSFVGLETQEKSVEVIAGETVNVSFALSESANQLSEVIVKGGNPYKSDQVSSSLKLLTPILETPQNVQVVTSKVLADQQIISMSDGLIRNVSGATRLEHWGDMYANITMRGSQIQAFRNGFNVVSSFWGPLTEDMSFVDHIEFVKGPAGFMLANGDPSGLYNVVTKKPTGETKGELSLTMGSFDFYRATLDLDGKLDKSGKLLYRLNIAGQNKNSHRSFEYNNRYSIAPVISYQLDDKTKLTAEYNMQYAKMSDVGSYYVFTTDGYATLPRDFTAMPPGLDPTKIKDQSLFVNLQHQINSDWKVTAQVGYFNYQQTGSSMWPDSVSADARLVRSVGIWDAKSEMTLAQAFINGSVTTGGVQHRILGGIDIGTKNYFADWAQSHALDTLGGLFDPRYPYYGTPNNGYPVWDRTLNLEARAVMGGGTMDQKYTGIYLQDELGFIDNKIRLTLAGRYTHVSQSAWGGSPDKASHFTPRVGLSISLDKNTSVYALYDEAFLPQSGKLRGGGTAKPITGSNRELGFKRDWAEGRWNTTLSFYRIVKNNEITADPLSPANSGLSVVLGQKRAQGVEFDIRGTIAKGLNLTANYAYTNSEVTKVTEGVQSIKVGDVIPGFAKHNVNGWLSYKIQQGALKGTGLSGGFTYLIDRATSNWSTTNNEQNLPNYFKLDGGVFWERDKIRLTLNVFNVLDKYLYSGSYYDYLGAYYTQSEAPRNYRLGLAYKF
- a CDS encoding PQQ-dependent sugar dehydrogenase, whose protein sequence is MNKNIPLLKKYLPVALGGLMLTASIGLMSNSGFEPEKPKKLSEANLKVDTVASGLTMPWASALLPNGDMLVTERGGKLRLVTGGKLDPKEITGIPEVFYKGQGGLLDVALHPDYKTNGWIYISYSSPKAAGEEGEDGGANTALMRAKLKDHALTDIQPLFKAIPNVKGSPHYGGRIVFDKKGYVFLSLGERGQKQNAQDLGRDQGKVVRLHEDGKIPNDNPFVSTAGARPEIWTYGHRNPQGMVIHPTTGVIWEHEHGPQGGDELNIIEKGKNYGWPLITFGIDYDNSIISKDTARAGLEQPVVYWKPSIAPCGMTFVTSDKFKDWNGDLLVGSLKFMYLQHLVVKGNKVISREIIFDKIGRVRDVRQAWDGNIYVVLENSGKVVRISPKS